TCGTCCCTCCCTCTCGGGGATGACAATTTTTGGAGTAGCGCTCGCTTTTTACCGTAGCTTGGCTATACCAAGCGTTCCCTTATCCCGAAGAGAGGCGAAGCCGAACGTTCCGTATTCCGTAGCTAGGCAACGCCTAGCGTTCCCTTACCCAACTCTTTTTTGCAATCACTTTTGGATGAATTTGATAAGCGACTCCTAAATTTTCAAATCAAAATAAGTCCACTAAAAACACCGTTACCCGATATGATACGGATCAATTTTGCTTGTGCAGACGCGGTTAATATTTCCTCAGTTTGTTTTAAAATCATACTGAAGGAAAAAACATGAAGATGTTTAAAATCCCAGAGAGCATCTACTTTGGCGAGGATGCCATGAACGCTCTCAAAACCCTACAAGGACGCAAAGCCGTTATCGTAACGGGCGGTAGCTCGATGAAAAAGTTTGGCTTTATCGCACAAACTCAAGCACTACTTGGTGAAGCGGGCATCGACTCTCTAGTATTTGACGGTGTCGAGCCCAATCCATCGGTGCAAACCGTAGTAAAAGGCGCACAAGCAATGCGAGATTTTGAGCCTGATTGGATCATCGCAATTGGCGGCGGCTCGGCTTTAGACGCGGCGAAAATTATGTGGTGTTTCTATGAGCACCCACAATTGGGATTTGAAGACATTATTCCGGTTGGTTCAATGCCAGCGTTGCGTAACAAAGCCAAATTCGTTGCTATCCCTTCAACCAGTGGTACCGCATCGGAAATCACTGCATTTTCAGTAATCACTGACTTAGAAAACCATATTAAGTACCCGATCGTCTCATCACATATTGTGCCTGACGTAGCAATTATCGACCCTGCACTGCCCGCTAAAATGCCACCACATATTACCGCAAACACGGGTATGGACGTTATGGCGCACGCATTAGAAGCATTTGCTTCAACCGTTGCAAATGATTATTCAGACCCACTGGCGATGCGCGCGGTGAAGCTAGTATTTGAAAACATAGAGACTGCCTACCAGCAAGGCGACGATATGACCGCACGAGACAATATGCACAACGCTTCAACTCTTGCGGGAATGGCATTCTCAAATGTCTCGCTTGGTTTGGTTCACTCACTCGCACACAAAATCGGTGGCGAATTTGGTGTTACTCATGGTTTAGCCAACGCAATCTTGATGCCTTACATCATTGAATATAACAAACAGTCAACTGACAAATACGCTGAGATTGAGCGCTACCTTGGCATTGATGCAATTGAAAATGAGCTACGTTCACTGAACACTAAATTGGATATCCCACTAACGTTCAAAGAGGTAACCGAAGTTGAAATCACAGAAGAAGCATTTCTAGCTGTGCTGGATCGCATGAGCCAAAATGCGTTCGACGACCCTTGCACACTCACTAACCCGGGCACGCCAAGCCCTGAGGATGTTAAAGAAATTTACCGCCGCGCTTACTTTGGCGAGTAGTTTCTCAGACACTCCATTTATTACCAAACTTCCCTTACTTACTACCTAGGTAGTGATGTTTGCCCCGCTTAGCGGGGCTTTTTTCTGCTCAACTTTGTTCAAATATCGACATAAGATTTAGCAAAACATCACTATATTATTATTTCCCAAAAAGCAATAAAACATCAAAACCGAGCTTAAATTAAAAATACAATTATCAAAGAATCGATTTGTTGACATTATTTTTTGGAAGCAAAACCATTTAAAAATAAACATCAAGTAAAACATTCTTATTATTTAAACAGAGGTTAAACATAATAAAAAAGTATCAGTCTGAATGATAGAGTACAGGAAAATCTTGAATACCCAAGCGGCATTATAGTTAAAAAGGACTGAGTATGAATTATAAAGCGATTACAGCTACCCTATTAACGAGTTTAGTCTCATTTTCCATCTGTGCAGAAGCCGAACATAAACTAGGCTTAAAAGGCAACTATATCAACCAAGACGCGTCTAATGATCTTCTCACGGGTAAATCGAGCGACAGTACTTTTGGCTATGGTGTTGAGTATACTGCTCTATTACCCTTTTCTACCTCTCCTGACAATAAAGCCAAAGTGGGGCTAAACTTAAGCTTCGACGCCTTCGAACTCAAACACAATATATTTGGTGGCTCTAACAATTTAGGTTCTGATTTTGATGTCTTCACTATCGCACCTATCTTTGCGTATTCGATTGACAACAACATCGATGTATACACAAAAATTGGCATGGCTTTCTGGGATGCTAGTTTGCTACTGGACGAAATACCATATTCCGCTAGTTTGGATGGGGAAGATATCGTATTTGGTATAGGTGCGACTTACCAGTCTTCCAATGGTGCCTATTCTGGCATTGAAATTACCAAACAAGAATATAGTGATTCAGGATTTTCATCTGACACTATGATACTCACCATTAAAGCCGGCTTCAAATTTGGTGGTCATTAATAACAAATCGCTTTGCGCGATAATATCCTGAATCGCTTTCATTAATTATTGAGCTTGTTTTTGAATACAAATCACATGACTAATTCTTAATATCGAAAATTCCCGAAATCAATCGTGGAATATTCTAACTAATTGCCGCTGTAGCTAGGCGACCAGTGAGAAAAGCCTCTGAGCACAGGTTCACTATGTGATGAGGTTTTCGAGTGCCAGTCAACAACGCTACAGAAGCAAATCAGCAATGTTCTAGTGCGCAATCCGTACGTACACGGGTAATACTCTAACTAGTTGCCGCTGTAGCTAGGCGACCAGTGAGAAAAGCCTCTGAGCATAGTTCTACTATGTGATGAGGTTTTCGAGTGCCAGTCAACGACGCTACAGAGATAAATCAGAAATGTGCTAGTGCGCGCAATCCGCGCGTACACGGGTAATACTCTAACTAGTTGCCTCTGTAGCTAGGCGACCAGTGAGAAAAGCCTCTGAGCATAGATCTACTATGTGATGAGGTTTTCGAGTGCCAGTCAACAACGCTACAGAGGCAAATAGGACGAGTATTTAGAGCATCAGGAATAGTAGGACCGACACCGCTAAACCCACACCCAACACTAATGGATACGCTTTAGCACTAATATCACGCGCCATTTCTGGCTGAGTAAACTCTTGTTGCTCACTTGGTTGCTCTGCTTCTGTTGGCTGAAGCTCTTCTTCGCCGGCACCAAACAGCGCCATCACTTCCTCGGTCGTTTTGGCTTGTAGCAAGGCTTCACGGAACTCATCTTCTACCAATGAAGAAGTTAGCGTGGTCAGCACTTGCATGTGAGTTGAACCAGCTTCGGCTGGCGGAATAGCCAGTAGGAAGATCATATTGACTGGCTCATCACCATCTAGACCTTGCCATTGCAGTTCATCTTTAACAAACGCGCAGGCAAACACCGGCTCAGTAACGGCGATAGACTTACCGTGCGGCACCGCTAGGTACTCACCTAATGCGGTTGGACCTTCTTCTTCACGCAGTAGAACGGCATCTAAAAACTGTTGGCGATTAGTCAGTTTACCGGCTTGATCAATTCGGTCGGTTAGCGCATTAATCGCCTCGAAACGGTCAGTAAACACCGCATCAAGCATGATCAAGTTTTCAGAAGTAAGTTGTGCTAATTTCATCTGCGGCTCCTATTAGTTTGCTAGCCAAACAAATTGATATGGGTTTAGAGTAAATTGTGCATCGAACGTGTCACCTGAAACTAGGTCGCGCCCACCAGCTGCTAAAGTCACGTCTTGCGCTGCCTCAGAGAGGTTAACCACAAAGCGAATCGCCTCGTCACCTTCACCACGCTGCAAGCCAAATAGCTGCGGCGATAGCTCCAGCACTTGTTGCTGCGAGGTTGGAGCAAACGCATGTTGCTGTTTACGCAGTGACAATAGGCGAATCATCTCGTTATAAATTCGATGACGCAATGAGCCCTCTTCTGTCAGTTCCGCTTCTAGTTGTTCAAGCTCAAACTTCTCACGGTTGATACGACGGTTAATTCCAGACTCCACCATACCTTGCACGTCGTTCTCACTACCCAATAGGCTGTGGTAGTAAACCGCAGGTACACCGACAAATGAAAGTAAGATCGCTTGCGCAGCCAGGAATTTGTTTGCCTTGGTTGCAACATCATCTTCAGGCTCAGTGATTGCACTTAGGTAGTTAATATTTAACTCGTATGGCGATTGTGTCCCATCACCATTGTGCTTGTAGTTAACGCGACCGCCTTTACGCTCGACTTGCTCGCACATCATTTGACGATCTTGGTTGGTTAAAATGCCTTCCGTTGGGCGGACACCAATACCATCATGGCTCGCTAGGAAGTTGAAGTAGGTCGTCTTACGCCCTTCTTCAAGCGATGCCATCGCTTCTGCCGTTAAACCTTTTGCCCATTGCGTTAATACTTGGCTGTCTTGGCATAGGAACGCATGTAACGTCAGTGGCGGCAGTGGGAACTGATACACCATGTGCGCTTCATTGCCGTTGCCAAAGTAAGAGATGTTCTCTTTGTGCGGTACGTTAGTTTCCGTAATAAGCAAGCTACCTGGCATCACTTCGTCTAACACAATACGCCATAACTTGATGATCTCATGCGCCTCCGGCAAGTGAATACAGCTGGTATTCAGCACTTTCCAAATAAAACCGATCGCATCAAGACGAATTGAACGACCACCGTTAGCCGCATACATCAACAAGATATCGATACTCTCTAACAACACTTTTGGCGAGTGGAAGTTAATATCAATTTGGTCATCTGAGAACGTCGTCCAGACGTGAGCGGTTTCGCCATTGGCTTTGGTAAATGGGGTCAGCAACGGCAGCGCACGAGGACGAGTAACGCTTGAGTAATCCAAACTAGGGTCTGAGACAACAAAGTAGTCTTGGTAAGCTTCATCACCCGCGAGGAAGCGTTGGAACCAATCACTGCTTTGCGAGATGTGGTTGATCACGCAGTCGTACATCAAATCAAAGTTTTCAGCTAACACATTTAACTCCGCCCAATCACCTAGGTTTTCATCCACTTTGCGGTAATCGACAACGCTAAAACCATCGTCTGACGTATACGGGAACATCGGCAGAATATGAATGTTGCTGATGGCGTCTTTTAGATACTTATCAGAAAAACGCTTCATCGTTTGTAGCGTTGGCTCATTGCCACTGCGGAAGCTATCGCCATATGTGATTAGGTATGAGCTAGTTTGGTCTACCCAGTTAGGATATTGCGGCGCTTTACCGCGCCATTTTTCAACCAGCACTAGAATATCAGCAGTAATCGACTCAGCTTGCGCCTCGCCGTACAGTTGCGCCACTTTGGTATAGATTTGTTGTTTGATCATTTTATTATTCCTAACCCGAGACTTAAATTTTAAAACTGACACGCAAGTCGATGGTGTTATTTGGTTTCACTTGCCACGCTTGCTCTGCACTTTGCTCAACAAGCTGTTCACGATGGTTCACTCGCTCCACTTGGGCAAAGTGGGCAAATGCTGTGCTATCTATGGAAATTGCCTGCTCTGTTGGGTTGTATAGACGCACTATCACAGCGTTATCCTGATAGAACGAGTGACCCACACTCGACAGTTGCAGCGCTTGTTCTAGTTCAAATAGGCTAAAGCGTTGGCTCACTTCTCGCGTATCAAAACGAACTTGGAAACGCTCTAAACGGTTTTCAAAACTGTTCAGCGTCTGCTTTTGATAACTAAATGGCGTATCCAAAAACTCTTGCTCTAAACGGCGAACCGTGTGGTGGCTGGCTTCTTCGCTCAACGCAATTGAAAAGTTGAACGTCATCGCTTTTTGTAGCTGGGCATCCGGTGTATAAACCACCGTATTATTGATGCCTGAAGCGCGTCCCGGACGCCATAGCAAGTCATCTTTACCAAGTCGACCTGTCGATTTGAATAGCGTTAATGCAATCGCATTAGATTTGCGGTTCACATGTGAGTTGTCCGCGGTCAGGATCTGGAACTCTTTAATACCACGACCATTGACGATCATCGCTTTACCCGTTTCGGCAATCGCGACGGCTCCATCAGTCGTCTCGATATCAATTGGACATTCACGAAAACGCTCTCGCCAGCCCTCAACGGAAGGAGCAACGGGGCGCGTCATCAAAGCGAACGGTTGAGTGCTGATCGATTCAGTGGTGTTAACATCCGAATTAATCACCACACGTACGCGGTGATCACACACTTGGTTAATGGTGTCGATATCTACACGCAGCTGCTGCTCACCTTGGACAAGGTTCAAGGTAATATCAAAACTTGCCAATGCGGTTTTATCACCTGCCACTCGCGCAGCTAAGTCTTGTGGTAATGCAAGCTCTGTACGCAGTGACATGCTTTGTGTCATCTCACCTTGCGTCACGCTCAGGCAAGTCATCTCAGCACAAGTTAACGGTGTATCACCTTCAAGTGGTGAGAAGTCATAAGAGTCGCCATCATCGGCTTGCTCTTCAAAGCTTAAAAGCTGTTTGATAACTCGTCCTGACAGCTTATCTTCTAGACTTAGCTGACCATCAACAAAGCTCACTTTTAGCGCTTGGTTTTCAATGCTTACACACTGCTCTGCTGCTTGTGCTTGTGCTTGTGCTATCGTCGCAGGCTCAGTCGCAACGACTTGGAAGACTTGGTAACCTAATGCAGGCAGATCTTGCACTGCGACATTAAGCTCAAAGCGGTAGTACGGTGGTACGTCAACTTCACGCTCACCATCTTTCGTCACTTCAATCACTTTACCGCCATCAAGTGTTTCACGGCGGATAATTTCACTTTCAAGACGCTTGGTCCCATCACTCAATGCAATATGTTCAGCTTTAGAGAAGGCAACCACTTTAGCTACGCCTGAATATGTCGTTGGACGCGAGTTGAAGACCATCACTTCGCTGTCTTGGCAAGCGTTGCTAGCAATCTCTTTGACCACCAAGTTGTATAAGCCGTGGCAGATTTCTTGTGCTTGCTTTAGGCGATGCATAATGTCAGCGTTGGTCGCATCGCTGTTGCAACCACCCATACTGTCATGCGCATGGCACTCTAGGATCTTCTTCCAAGCCACATCGACTAGCTCTGTGTGCACGGTAATGCCTTGCGCTTTAGCAATCGCAATCACCACTTCTAGCTTCTTAACTAAGAACTGCTCGATTTCAAAGTTGAGCTTTTTGATGTCATAACGAACCGAACCGATGGTTTTGTGGATACGGGTGTAACGTGGCGCTTTAAACTCCCCGTGGTAGGTTTCGAATTCTTCACTGTTGTGGCGCAAGTACTCAACAAAGTTCTCCATTGACGAAATCGTATAGATATCGCCTGCTGGTGAGCGTTCAGTCGCCGCTGCCAGTGTCGCTGGCAAATTTGGATCAATATTAACTTGGTCACCACCGGATGGGATCAGTACTTCATCCAAACCAGATTGCGCTTTGATTTTCTCTACCATTGGGAAGATTTTTTTATCCAGATGATCCGCATCTGGCACAATGTTTTTCGCCGCACCATAGCCATGCACTAGGTTGTAAGCGTAGATAGTATCGCCACCAGCGGAATGCCAATGGAAATGCGATTTTTCAACTTGTTGGTCGTAATCAATCCCGCGCCAGAAAACGATATTGTCAATGCCCATGCCTTTAAACAGCGTTGGCATTTGCGCGTTATGACCAAAGGTATCCGGCAGGTAACCTACCGTCATGCTGTGTCCCATTTCCTCGGCAATATGCATGCCGTACTTTAGGTTACGAATGATCGACTCAGCACCAACGTTATAGGTATCGGTTTGAGTGTACCAAGGACCGACAAAGAGCTTCCTCTCGCTGATCAGCTTGCTCATGCGCTCACGCATGTGTGGCAGCACTTTCAAGTAATCTTCAACAATCGAAGATTGACCATCTAAGTGGTAACAGCTGTAACTCGGTTGGTTTTCTAGCGTCTCAATAACTTTAGTGAAGTTATAGGTGGCAAGCACGTCACTGTCTTGCTGAGTAAAATACCACTCACGGTCCCAGTGAGTGTGTGGGATGACATGTACTTTAGCCATAGGGAAAATCTCTTCTACTTAACTTGAGCCCCTTGATGTTGCTGCAGTGTTGACTGACAAAACATCAAGCATGTGGGTTTGTTTTTCTTAGTGCTTATTGCGAGTCGCAAAAGCTTATGTGTGAGTTATTCAAAAGAGGGGCGAGTGCATCGCCCCAGTGACGTGTTATGCGTTTGCGTTGTCCGGCTTAGTGCATAGCAGCAATGCTACAGCGATAAAGCTTGAACCGATGAGTACTGAAATGGTGTAGCTGATTGGGTCTGAAGATAGGAACCAACCCCAAACTGCTGGTAGTGGCAGGCTTTGCCATACGTTCAGTAGTACACCCACTTGCGTACCGATGATTGAACCTAAGATCATGATTGGAATCATTTTTGGGTTCTTAAGAATGAATGGGATCGCGCCTTCTGAAATACCAATTAGACCCAGCATTAGCGATGTTTTACCAACAGTTTGCTCTTCACTTGAGAACACTGGCTTACGGAATTTGCCATCTAGTAGAGCAGCAATACCAACGCCGATTGGTGGAATAACAATACCCAACTCACGCGCCAGTAGGTCAAAACCTTCGCCCATGCCATTTAAGCCTAGTGCTACCGAACCTGCTGCTTTGTTGATAGGGCCGCCCAAGTCAAATGCGGTACCCGCTGCGATAACCATTGAGTAGATACCACGACCGGCATCACCTGCTTGAGTGAACAGTTCGATCATCGCCATGTTTAACGCGCCAAAGAATGGGTTGATCGCGTATTCCATGGTCAGCACCATCACCACACCAGTAATTGCTGGCACGAGTAGCATGGTTTTTAGCGTCGTCAGTTCAGTCTTAACCTTGATGGTGTCGTTAAGGTAACGAACGAGGTAACCCACTAGGAAACCAATCGCAATCGCACCAAAGAAGCCCGATGGCGCCCAGCCTTCTAGGTCAAAGAAGCGTTTGTACACTTCATCACTCATGATGCCGCCAATAAAGGCAGGGATAAGCGCAGGTTTACCGGCAATAGAATAAGCTAGGTACGCCGCGAAAATTGGGTACATAAACTTGATGGTCATAAAACCAAGCTTATCTAGTGTTTGGATTGGCGTACCGGAGATATCGATGAACTCACCAGTGATCTTTGCCACTGCCATCAACAAACCACCCAATACCACCACAGGTAGCATGTAGCTGATACCCGTCATGATGTGACCAATCGCCACTTGGTAAGCTGAACGTTTCTCTTCAACGACTTGCGCGCCGCCTTCGCTCTTCTCTTTACCAAGGTTAAATACGGTCGGCAGTAGCTCATCGACACGTTTGATCAGCTCTTGAGTGCGCACTTTCAGTGGATTGGCGTTATCAAAACGCTCCATTTCCATAATTGGCACGTCGATAGCTAAAACCACACCGTCCGCTGTCGCGATATCGTGTGCAGTTAACTTGTTTTTCACCCCGTCGCTGCCTTGGGTTTCGACTTTCACTTCGTAACCTTGCTGCTCTGCCCAGCTTTGAATTTTCTTCGCCGCCATAAAAGTGTGTGCAATGCCGGTAGGGCAAGCGGTCACTGCAACAATTTTTTTCTTCGCCATGGTTTTTCACCGTTATATTTATTTGACTGCTGGCAGTATATTTTCCAGTGATGTATCAAGATACTGTTTCATGGTACAAGCCATGTATGACGATACTTTTGTGAAGCGCATCAAGGAAAAATATGCCGATTTCGCGCCTAATAGCAGCCAATTCGTTCCTAATTAAGTGTAAGTGATGAACACCTTTAAGGGCATTGAGCGAGCTATCTACGAATACCTCATTACCCATGCCAACGAGCTGCATGAAATTTCAGCCAAAACCATCGCCAATAAAGCGTTGACGACGACGACGTCGGTTAATCGTGTGTGTAAGAAAATGGGCTATGCCAGTTACACAGAACTGCGCTATAAACTGGTACAAGATCTGCGTAAGCAGACGGTGGTAGGTGAGGAAGAAGAGTCACAATCACAGCGTATTACGCTGGTTGCTCAAGCGCTAAATAGCTCGCCAGTGGTTTATCTTTATTCGCGTGGCGCATCGATTGTCAGTGTTACTTATCTTTCGCGTTTTCTATCGCTCGCCAATATTCCACACTTAGTGATCACCGACATCCACCAACTCGCACGCGCAGAAAAAGGTACTTTAGTGGTGGTGAGTAAATCCGGCGAAACGCAAGCCGTGGTGGATATGGCACACAACGCCAAACGTAAAGGGTTGAAGGTATTTGCCATCAGCCATCTCGGCTCTACGCTAGCTTCTATCGCCAACACTAACCTCGATTTGGAAGAGCAAGTCGACGGTATCTCGCCATACAGCCGCGAATCACAGATTCAGATTTTGAAGATTATTGATTTGATAGGAAAAACCTTGCTGGAAGGTTGAAGAGCCGCGTTCACGTATGAGTATTAATATCGGTGATTAAGACTTCGGACTAAATTCATTTTATGGTGTCTGTCCCTATAAAACTTTTTGAAGTGTCTGTCCCTTCAACTTTTAATACGACTGTCCTTATAATTTCCAACCAAAGAAAAACCCACTCAAAGTGGGTTAGTTACTAGCGCATTTAAGCGGGTACAAATCTATTTAGGACGATTTTGGAAAGCAATTTTTGAAGGGACAGACACTCTAAAAGCACCACTGAACTTTTGATGCCACCTTCTATAGTGTCTGTCCCTTTATCATTAATCGAGCTGACAACCCTTGCTGCTATTAACTTTCTGGATAGACTGTTTTGAATCTTTCCAATACCAAAAGCATGTTATCTGATGGCTCTATGTTGAGCTCCTCACACTCTTTTGAGAAGAAGTTCCAATGTGCTTTTCGCCACCAAGTTAAGCTTTTATCACCCTCACCTTCTGCGGCAGCAAATTCATCGGTAACTTTGTCGAACTGGCACGTCGTTACTGAGGTAACCTCAATGATACAAACAGGTTCACCGTTCCAGTTAGTCACCACTTGGAGATGACCGACTTCAGGCATTGACTCGCCTTTTTCACTATACCAGTACTCTAAACTGCAAGATGCTCGCTTCTCCCCTCGCAAGATAAGATCCGCACAAATGTTGGCATTATATTCATCTGCGCAAAAGTAGTCTGAGCTAAATGAAATATACTTAGCGGCAACCTCTTCCGGTAACAGACCAAGGTATTGTTTTAGAAACAAGTGACTTCTTTCATCCATGACTCAAAATTCCTGATTGAGAAAACATATATCGAGTTACTTTATAGTGTCTGTCCCTATTAGGAAACACCTGTTAAGAAACAAGATTATTAAAAGGACATACATTACAAAAACTCTGCTGAAATTTATCCAACTCCAGCCAATATTGACTTGGTGAAGTCAGAAATTTGAAGGAAAAGTGCTTTTTTGTGTTTTAGCTGGCGCCAATAGGCTTAAGAACTGAATAATTAACGAACTAAGCTGGCTAGCATCCATCGATGCTAGCTATTTGAATGTAGAGGTGAAGAGAGAGCGAATAATACTTATCCATCCAAACGTAACAAATGTATCCGCCTCTTACTCAAGCCATTTCTTACTTGCTCTAAATTGTGTACACCCCCAATTACTGCCGCTCTCTGCCTTTCCAAATTCGTACAAACCTTGATCCAAGTTGTTTGGTTGATATTAAGTCGCTGCAATATTGATGGAGTATCCGCACTTAATGAAGCCTTATCGTCTCGATATTGGCGTGCTGTCCAATCCACCAGTTCAATATAATCAACTAATCGAAAAGGTATGCCGTCTAACATTGTATTGGTTGGATTACCGATAAATGGATATAAACAAGGAGCGGTTTCTTGTTGGTGATCTAGTGCCTCAAACCTAGCTTGAATTGATGTAAACTCAGATGCTTCAGGAGTCTCGGCAATGCCCGACCGCAAGGGATTTAAATCCACATAAGCCATTGCCGCTGCTAATGCTTTTTCATCCAACAGAGCTTGGCTTTTAAACCGACTCTCCCAAAAATGACCCTTACACTCATCTTCTCGATTCGCCCGACAAGCAATATCAAAATTAAGCTCTTTCATAAACCAACTTAGGCTCCACAAACGAGAGCGCCACGAATCAATAAGTGTCATACACGCTTCAAGTTCGGCATCACTGGTTAATTGATTCTCTAGCCAACGCACCACCAAATATGGAAGCTTGTGTTCTTGCTGCCAACGCTCTACGACCTCATCGTTCGATAAACTCAGCGCTTTCTCTCGATTAACATGCACAACCAGGTGGTAGTGATTACTCATAACTGCGTACGCACAAATATCGATACAATATACCTTCGCAAGCGCATACATCTTTTGTTTTATCCACTCACGTCGATGCTCATAATTTTGCTCTGTTAAGGGGTCAACGCCACATAAGAAACTGCGTCGAACACAGCGAGAAACACAGTGATAATATGGGGTTACATCTACGGATATCTGTTGATTTCTTGCGGTTGTCATAGTGAGCCTCTCGATAGAGTTAACTCACTCCAGAATAAGGCGTCGTAAAACAAGAACAACG
The genomic region above belongs to Vibrio ponticus and contains:
- a CDS encoding outer membrane beta-barrel protein translates to MNYKAITATLLTSLVSFSICAEAEHKLGLKGNYINQDASNDLLTGKSSDSTFGYGVEYTALLPFSTSPDNKAKVGLNLSFDAFELKHNIFGGSNNLGSDFDVFTIAPIFAYSIDNNIDVYTKIGMAFWDASLLLDEIPYSASLDGEDIVFGIGATYQSSNGAYSGIEITKQEYSDSGFSSDTMILTIKAGFKFGGH
- a CDS encoding iron-containing alcohol dehydrogenase — encoded protein: MKMFKIPESIYFGEDAMNALKTLQGRKAVIVTGGSSMKKFGFIAQTQALLGEAGIDSLVFDGVEPNPSVQTVVKGAQAMRDFEPDWIIAIGGGSALDAAKIMWCFYEHPQLGFEDIIPVGSMPALRNKAKFVAIPSTSGTASEITAFSVITDLENHIKYPIVSSHIVPDVAIIDPALPAKMPPHITANTGMDVMAHALEAFASTVANDYSDPLAMRAVKLVFENIETAYQQGDDMTARDNMHNASTLAGMAFSNVSLGLVHSLAHKIGGEFGVTHGLANAILMPYIIEYNKQSTDKYAEIERYLGIDAIENELRSLNTKLDIPLTFKEVTEVEITEEAFLAVLDRMSQNAFDDPCTLTNPGTPSPEDVKEIYRRAYFGE
- a CDS encoding MurR/RpiR family transcriptional regulator produces the protein MNTFKGIERAIYEYLITHANELHEISAKTIANKALTTTTSVNRVCKKMGYASYTELRYKLVQDLRKQTVVGEEEESQSQRITLVAQALNSSPVVYLYSRGASIVSVTYLSRFLSLANIPHLVITDIHQLARAEKGTLVVVSKSGETQAVVDMAHNAKRKGLKVFAISHLGSTLASIANTNLDLEEQVDGISPYSRESQIQILKIIDLIGKTLLEG
- a CDS encoding glycoside hydrolase family 38 N-terminal domain-containing protein produces the protein MAKVHVIPHTHWDREWYFTQQDSDVLATYNFTKVIETLENQPSYSCYHLDGQSSIVEDYLKVLPHMRERMSKLISERKLFVGPWYTQTDTYNVGAESIIRNLKYGMHIAEEMGHSMTVGYLPDTFGHNAQMPTLFKGMGIDNIVFWRGIDYDQQVEKSHFHWHSAGGDTIYAYNLVHGYGAAKNIVPDADHLDKKIFPMVEKIKAQSGLDEVLIPSGGDQVNIDPNLPATLAAATERSPAGDIYTISSMENFVEYLRHNSEEFETYHGEFKAPRYTRIHKTIGSVRYDIKKLNFEIEQFLVKKLEVVIAIAKAQGITVHTELVDVAWKKILECHAHDSMGGCNSDATNADIMHRLKQAQEICHGLYNLVVKEIASNACQDSEVMVFNSRPTTYSGVAKVVAFSKAEHIALSDGTKRLESEIIRRETLDGGKVIEVTKDGEREVDVPPYYRFELNVAVQDLPALGYQVFQVVATEPATIAQAQAQAAEQCVSIENQALKVSFVDGQLSLEDKLSGRVIKQLLSFEEQADDGDSYDFSPLEGDTPLTCAEMTCLSVTQGEMTQSMSLRTELALPQDLAARVAGDKTALASFDITLNLVQGEQQLRVDIDTINQVCDHRVRVVINSDVNTTESISTQPFALMTRPVAPSVEGWRERFRECPIDIETTDGAVAIAETGKAMIVNGRGIKEFQILTADNSHVNRKSNAIALTLFKSTGRLGKDDLLWRPGRASGINNTVVYTPDAQLQKAMTFNFSIALSEEASHHTVRRLEQEFLDTPFSYQKQTLNSFENRLERFQVRFDTREVSQRFSLFELEQALQLSSVGHSFYQDNAVIVRLYNPTEQAISIDSTAFAHFAQVERVNHREQLVEQSAEQAWQVKPNNTIDLRVSFKI
- a CDS encoding alpha-amylase family glycosyl hydrolase; protein product: MIKQQIYTKVAQLYGEAQAESITADILVLVEKWRGKAPQYPNWVDQTSSYLITYGDSFRSGNEPTLQTMKRFSDKYLKDAISNIHILPMFPYTSDDGFSVVDYRKVDENLGDWAELNVLAENFDLMYDCVINHISQSSDWFQRFLAGDEAYQDYFVVSDPSLDYSSVTRPRALPLLTPFTKANGETAHVWTTFSDDQIDINFHSPKVLLESIDILLMYAANGGRSIRLDAIGFIWKVLNTSCIHLPEAHEIIKLWRIVLDEVMPGSLLITETNVPHKENISYFGNGNEAHMVYQFPLPPLTLHAFLCQDSQVLTQWAKGLTAEAMASLEEGRKTTYFNFLASHDGIGVRPTEGILTNQDRQMMCEQVERKGGRVNYKHNGDGTQSPYELNINYLSAITEPEDDVATKANKFLAAQAILLSFVGVPAVYYHSLLGSENDVQGMVESGINRRINREKFELEQLEAELTEEGSLRHRIYNEMIRLLSLRKQQHAFAPTSQQQVLELSPQLFGLQRGEGDEAIRFVVNLSEAAQDVTLAAGGRDLVSGDTFDAQFTLNPYQFVWLAN
- a CDS encoding PTS fructose transporter subunit IIC, which translates into the protein MAKKKIVAVTACPTGIAHTFMAAKKIQSWAEQQGYEVKVETQGSDGVKNKLTAHDIATADGVVLAIDVPIMEMERFDNANPLKVRTQELIKRVDELLPTVFNLGKEKSEGGAQVVEEKRSAYQVAIGHIMTGISYMLPVVVLGGLLMAVAKITGEFIDISGTPIQTLDKLGFMTIKFMYPIFAAYLAYSIAGKPALIPAFIGGIMSDEVYKRFFDLEGWAPSGFFGAIAIGFLVGYLVRYLNDTIKVKTELTTLKTMLLVPAITGVVMVLTMEYAINPFFGALNMAMIELFTQAGDAGRGIYSMVIAAGTAFDLGGPINKAAGSVALGLNGMGEGFDLLARELGIVIPPIGVGIAALLDGKFRKPVFSSEEQTVGKTSLMLGLIGISEGAIPFILKNPKMIPIMILGSIIGTQVGVLLNVWQSLPLPAVWGWFLSSDPISYTISVLIGSSFIAVALLLCTKPDNANA
- a CDS encoding fructose PTS transporter subunit IIA, whose translation is MKLAQLTSENLIMLDAVFTDRFEAINALTDRIDQAGKLTNRQQFLDAVLLREEEGPTALGEYLAVPHGKSIAVTEPVFACAFVKDELQWQGLDGDEPVNMIFLLAIPPAEAGSTHMQVLTTLTSSLVEDEFREALLQAKTTEEVMALFGAGEEELQPTEAEQPSEQQEFTQPEMARDISAKAYPLVLGVGLAVSVLLFLML